The Pelagibacterium halotolerans B2 nucleotide sequence CCGAACAGCCGGAACACCTGCGGCGCGTTCTCGTCCTTGAGCCACGCGGCCACGGCTTTGAGGGCCTCATCCTGCTGGCTGGACCAAGCGACCATTTGTGAGACACACTCCAAGACGATCAGGGGGAATCAGTTCCCCGCCAGTATTGCCGGGCAAACGCCTCGGCGAAACCCAAAATGCGAACAAAACGAGATTGGAGACGGGGTCATGCAGGCACAGGAAGTTCTCGACTTCTGGTTCGTGGAACATGGGCCCGAGGACTGGTATTCGGGCGATCCCGAATTCGATGCCCGCTGCGCGGCCAGGCTCAGCGACCTTTATGAAAGAGCCATACGCTGCGAACTCTGGTCGTGGCGCGAAACTCCAAAGGGCCGGCTGGCCGAGATCATCCTGCTCGACCAGCTATCGCGTCAGTTCAATCGCGGCAGCGCCAAGGCGTTTGCCTCGGACACAATGGCCCTTGCGCTGGCGCAGGAGATCGTTGCGCGCGGGCTCGATGCCGAGCTTTCGGTGCATGAAAAGCTCTTTGCGTACATGCCTTACCAGCATTCGGAATCCCTTCTTGTCCAGGAAGAATCGTTGAGACTGTTCCGCGCGCTGGGCGATGACCAATACCTGCCTTATGCGCTCGAACATCACGATATCATCGCCCGCTTCGGCCGGTTCC carries:
- a CDS encoding DUF924 family protein; protein product: MQAQEVLDFWFVEHGPEDWYSGDPEFDARCAARLSDLYERAIRCELWSWRETPKGRLAEIILLDQLSRQFNRGSAKAFASDTMALALAQEIVARGLDAELSVHEKLFAYMPYQHSESLLVQEESLRLFRALGDDQYLPYALEHHDIIARFGRFPLRNAALDRTSTPEELAYVKEREGKAY